The following is a genomic window from Actinomycetes bacterium.
ATGAAGGTCTCAGGGACCAGGCAAGAAAGGAAAGGAACCGCACCATGCTGCTTCGTTGCTACCTGGCGCTCCTGTCGGCGGGCGAGCGCGCGCTCGGGGTCGCCCGTGGCCGGCCGGGCGCGGGCGAGCGGGGGTTCTCGACCGCCGAGGGCCTCGCCGGCGCCGCCCTTGCCGTCATCGCGCTCGTGGCCATCTGGGGCGCGCTCAAGGCGCTCGGCATGGACATCGTCGACTGGATGCGGGCGCAGATCATCAAGTAGCCGAGGGAGTCCGAACGGAGAGCGACGCGAGATGCCAACGATCCCCGACCGCGTCCGGGCGCACGGCTTCGTGACTGCCCAGTTCGTCGTCGTGGTCGCCTTGTCGCTGGTGTTCTTCGTGATCGTGTGCAACGCCATCGTCTACATGTACGGGCGGGGGGTCGTGCGGGCCGCCCTCGAGGAGGGCGTGCGCGCGGCCAGCCCGGCCGGCAGCTCGATCGCCGCCTGCCAGCGGGCTGCCGGCGACACCATGCGCAGCCTGCTCGGGGGCCGGATGGGCGCGCAGGTCCGCATCACCTGCGCGCTCGCTGGTGACGAGGTGCGGGCGACCGCCGTGGGCCGGTTCGAGGGCTGGCTCCCGGGCGTGCCCGACTTCCCGTTCCGGAACGAGGCGACCGCGGTGAAGGAGCGCCTGCCATGACCCGCTCCTGGCGTGTTTCCCGCTCCTGGCGTGTTTCCCGGTCCCGGCTCGTTGCTCGGCCGGCCAGCGCGGGCTACGCCGCGGCCGAGTTCGTGCTGGGCATCTGCCTGATCGTGGTGCCCGTCACGCTGCTGGTGCTGTCGCTGCCGGTCTGGTCGGAGCGGCAGTCGATGGCCCAGCGCGCGGCCGACGAGAGCGCCCGCACGGTGGTGCTTGCCCCGTCCTGGGCAGAGGGGATGCTCGCCGGCCGCCGGGTCGTGGCCGAGGTGTCCCGCAACTACGGCCTGCCCCCCGGCGCCCTGCGGGTCGAGTTCGAGGGCGCCCTCCAGCGCGGGGCCACCGTGACCAGCCGGGTCACCGTCACCATGCCGGTCCTCGCCATCCCGCTCGTCGGCCGGGCCGCGGCCTGGAGCTGGACCGCCGTCCACGTCGAGCACGTGGATAGTTACCGGAGTCTCTGACAGATGTCGCCGGCAACTCATCAACCGGCGGTCCTCTGTCGAGGTGAGGGAGCTCGCTCTGGCGTGGCGTGCCCTGACCGCAGCCCTCGTTCGATGTGGGGGGAGCACGCTCCCCCCACGGCCCCCCAAGAGCGCCGGTGTCATCGTGCCGGGGCGCCGCGGGTGCACCAGGACACGCTCCCCCCACGGCCCCCCAACAGCGCCTGCGCGACGGTCAGGCGGATCCCGTCGCTCACACGGCGCCGGCCCAGCAGTCAGCCGGATGACCGCGAGCGCGGCTCGGTCACGATCTGGCTGCTCGGGCTCGCGGTGATGCTGCTGTTCCTGGGCGGCCTCAGCCTCGACCTGTGGCGCGCGTTCACCGAGCGGCAGGCGCTCGCCAACGCGGTCGACGCCGCTGCCATCGCAGGCGCCTCCGGCATCGACGAGCCGCTGTTCCGCTCGTCGGGCACGCTTGCCCTGTCGCCGCCGCGGGCCGAGCAGCTCGCCTGGGGCAACCTGCGCGCGCAGCCGGTCGGCCGCCGCCTCACGGCCGCCCAGGTGCAGGCCACCCCGGCCCAGATCGAGGTCGTGGCGAGCACGACCGTCGACTTCACCCTGCTCCGGGTGCTGCTCCCGGGCGACGAGCCCTTCAAGGTCACCGCCCACGCGGTCTCGGTCCCGGTCGAGGCGGGGGCATGAGCCGGTCCCGCCTGGCCGCCGGCATCGCCGTCCTGGTCGTGCTCGCCGCCGTCCTGGTCCTCGTGCTGCTGAACCGGGACGGCAGCGACCAGCCCGCCCCGGCCACAGTCGCCGCCGCCTCGACCACCCCGCCCACCACCCAGGCGACACCGCCCCCCACGACCGGCGGCGAGAACTGGCTCGCGATCATGCGCCAGCTCATGGCCTACCGGCACTCGCTGTTCACCGACCCCCGTCCGGAGCTGCTCGGGGAGGTTTACGACCGGCGCTGCCCCTGCTACGGACAGGACTTCAAGGAGCTGACCGACCTCAAGCGCCGCGGCCTTCACTACGACGACCAGGGCGTCCAGGTCCAGAGCGCCAAGCTCGTCGGCAAGGCGAGGGACCCGAGCAAGCCGGTGGTCGCCGTCGAGGTCGTGACCCGCCAGCTTCCCCAAACGCTCGTCGACGCCCAGGGCAAGGTCGTCCGGGAGCTTCCCGAAACGGGTCCCACCAAGACGATCTACAACCTGATCCGGGGCGCGGACGGACGCTGGCGGGCATACCTCATCTACCGAGGGCTCACCCGAGGAGACTCCCCATGACTAGGCATGCTGCCTCGAAGTGGAACGCCGTGACGGCGGGTGCCCTGCTGGCGCTGGCGACGCTGGTGGCGTGGCCGACGCCAGCGCGAGCCGAGTCGGAGCCGGGCGGGCTGTCCCCGGGCGCGCTCTGGGTGCACGCGCGTCTGGGCCAGCCTGCGGGCAGCGGCAGTGGCGGCGGACCCCGCACCGGCTGGGCATTGCGCTACGAAAAACTCGGGGACGTGCGGGACTGCATCGTGGTGCCGCTGGGCGCCACCGCCGCCACCCGCCCGTGGTTCGGCGCCGACGGCAATCCGGTGGCGGTCAGGATCGTCATCGTCGACCGCCAGACCGGCGCCGAGATCGGGCTCCCAGGGTCGGGCTGCCTGAACCCGGGAGACCTGGTGCAGATTCCCACCCAGGGCGAGATCCTCGACGCCTTGCGGAG
Proteins encoded in this region:
- a CDS encoding pilus assembly protein TadG-related protein is translated as MHQDTLPPRPPNSACATVRRIPSLTRRRPSSQPDDRERGSVTIWLLGLAVMLLFLGGLSLDLWRAFTERQALANAVDAAAIAGASGIDEPLFRSSGTLALSPPRAEQLAWGNLRAQPVGRRLTAAQVQATPAQIEVVASTTVDFTLLRVLLPGDEPFKVTAHAVSVPVEAGA
- a CDS encoding PKD domain-containing protein, which produces MTRHAASKWNAVTAGALLALATLVAWPTPARAESEPGGLSPGALWVHARLGQPAGSGSGGGPRTGWALRYEKLGDVRDCIVVPLGATAATRPWFGADGNPVAVRIVIVDRQTGAEIGLPGSGCLNPGDLVQIPTQGEILDALRSRGIPVPIASLSPGTRGLTGLQTWFWFDGPGQADVGVSIRGFSVAAQAKATTYHWSTGDGGSYLTGEKGADRAPAATHIYDRKGSYAVSLDMTWVGGYTWSGFGDAGAGDLGPVTLEGAPQPYPVNEVRSVLQ